The Brienomyrus brachyistius isolate T26 unplaced genomic scaffold, BBRACH_0.4 scaffold51, whole genome shotgun sequence genome includes a window with the following:
- the LOC125723824 gene encoding uncharacterized protein LOC125723824: MQQWQRQKKASPKSKLKVTFFGEAGVDTGALRKEFLTEMLSEIERKLFVCNGDGKGKNPVYCLNSLDQKYFRVAGEIMSVSLAQGGPPPSFLREWCYQYLCSGDADHLQVCTSDVLDMEMSLLIAKVNDATEDNITDLTDEIINCGYTGVVSLEKKDRIVRAIVLHYTMMVLPMLDQLRKGLQLYDLLVLMEKYPDICLPLFVPVHSDDRVNSTFIMENCKTLFSEKGSVRYSNEICIMNFFQDYLQDIEDHEDDKNVDESQAKITVGRVMQWITGQSHKPILPGEKEEFKILVKFNHDCDVDHTVCFPVVSACSSTIIFPTAHAKTFEDFKNIMDLALCLCHSTGSVNSVQAFFDTTPLNSVSFCL, translated from the exons ATGCAGCAATGGCAACGGCAAAAAAAAGCTTCCCCCAAAAGTAAACTGAAAGTCACTTTTTTTGGGGAAGCAGGTGTTGATACTGGTGCCTTAAGGAAAGAATTCTTAACAG AAATGCTTTCAGAAATTGAAAGGAAGCTGTTTGTCTGTAATGGTGatggaaaagggaaaaatcCTGTTTACTGTTTGAACAGCTTAGACCAGAAGTATTTCAG GGTTGCTGGAGAAATAATGTCAGTGAGTCTGGCTCAAGGTGGGCCCCCACCTTCCTTTCTTCGTGAGTGGTGCTATCAGTACCTGTGCTCTGGTGATGCTGACCACTTACAGGTCTGTACCAGTGATGTTTTAGATATGGAGATGTCCCTGCTTATTGCAAAG GTTAATGATGCCACTGAAGACAACATAACAGACCTGACTGATGAAATTATAAACTGTGGATACACAGGAGTTGTGTCTCTGGAAAAGAAGGATCGTATTGTCAG AGCTATTGTACTTCATTACACCATGATGGTTCTCCCTATGCTGGATCAGCTCAGAAAAGGTCTCCAGCTTTACGATCTATTGGTTCTCATGGAGAAGTATCCTGACATCTGCCTTCCTCTGTTTGTTCCAGTCCATTCTGATGACAGA GTCAACTCTACCTTCATAATGGAAAATTGCAAAACTCTATTCAGTGAGAAGGGTTCTGTCAGGTATAGCAACGAAATATGCATCATGAACTTTTTCCAGGATTACCTGCAGGACATTGAGGATCATG AAGATGACAAGAATGTGGATGAGAGCCAAGCAAAAATCACTGTTGGCAGGGTTATGCAGTGGATTACCGGACAAAGTCACAAACCTATTCTCCCAGGAGAAAAGGAAGAGTTCAAGATACTTGTTAAATTCAATCATGACTGTGATGTAGACCATACTGTATGCTTTCCAGTTGTGAGTGCATGTTCTAGCACAATAATATTTCCAACCGCTCATGCAAAGACCTTTGAGGATTTCAAAAACATTATGGATTTAGCTTTATGTTTATGTCATTCGACAGG